In one window of Caenimonas aquaedulcis DNA:
- a CDS encoding tetratricopeptide repeat protein produces MDTLAQAKEFFLAGVAHFEAGRFDVADRQFTAALALAPGRASILVNLGATRLKLGRFEEAAELLGDALRQEPGDAQAWGHRATALAELGRHQHALESIDRAIDINPAQGAAWTLRGTLLREMGRPAPAAAAYRRALECGADPQLTAYYLAALDGNDTPEAPPPGYVETLFDTYADGFEEHLLQVLHYRAPDVLAARLRGMGRVFAQAVDLGCGTGLCGPLLRPMAIALQGVDLSANMVRQAQARGAYDSVVQADAQQFLRDARQRFDLVVAADVFIYVGALEGVFEAAAAALVPQGVFCFSVEKHTPDGFALRTSLRYAHSASYLAELAARNGFAVTAREEHPIREDQGRPIAGLYYWLTRR; encoded by the coding sequence ATGGACACCCTCGCGCAGGCAAAAGAGTTCTTTCTGGCGGGCGTCGCGCATTTCGAGGCGGGCCGCTTCGACGTGGCGGACCGCCAGTTCACCGCCGCGCTCGCGCTGGCGCCCGGCCGCGCGTCGATCCTGGTCAACCTGGGCGCGACGAGGCTGAAGCTGGGTCGCTTCGAAGAGGCCGCGGAACTGCTGGGCGATGCGCTGCGGCAGGAGCCCGGGGATGCGCAGGCCTGGGGACACCGCGCGACGGCGCTCGCGGAGCTCGGGCGGCACCAGCACGCCCTGGAGTCGATCGACCGCGCCATCGACATAAACCCCGCGCAAGGCGCCGCGTGGACGCTGCGCGGGACCTTGCTGCGCGAAATGGGGCGGCCCGCGCCGGCGGCGGCCGCCTACCGGCGCGCGCTGGAATGCGGCGCCGATCCGCAACTCACCGCCTACTACCTCGCCGCGCTGGACGGCAACGACACGCCCGAGGCGCCGCCGCCCGGCTATGTCGAAACGCTGTTCGACACCTACGCCGACGGCTTCGAGGAGCATCTGCTGCAGGTGCTGCACTACCGCGCGCCGGATGTCCTCGCCGCGCGCCTGCGCGGCATGGGACGCGTGTTCGCGCAGGCCGTGGACCTGGGTTGCGGCACCGGGCTGTGCGGCCCGCTGCTGCGGCCGATGGCCATCGCACTGCAAGGCGTCGACCTGTCCGCGAACATGGTGCGGCAGGCGCAGGCGCGCGGCGCATACGACAGCGTCGTGCAGGCCGATGCGCAGCAGTTCCTTCGTGACGCACGCCAGCGGTTCGACCTGGTCGTGGCTGCCGACGTCTTCATCTACGTGGGCGCCCTGGAAGGCGTGTTCGAAGCCGCGGCGGCGGCGCTGGTGCCGCAAGGCGTGTTCTGCTTTTCCGTGGAGAAGCACACGCCGGACGGTTTTGCGCTGCGAACCAGTCTGCGATACGCGCACTCGGCGAGCTACCTCGCGGAACTCGCGGCGCGAAACGGATTCGCCGTGACGGCGCGCGAGGAGCACCCGATCCGCGAAGACCAGGGCCGGCCCATCGCCGGCCTGTACTACTGGCTCACCCGTCGCTGA
- the hemE gene encoding uroporphyrinogen decarboxylase, with the protein MSFAPLQNDTFLRACRRLSTPYTPVWLMRQAGRYLPEYRETRARAGSFMGLATNTDYATEVTLQPLERYPLDAAILFSDILTVPDAMGLGLSFALGEGPRFAKPVRDEAAVGALEVPDMEKLRYVFNAVTSIRRALDGRVPLIGFSGSPWTLACYMVEGAGSDDYRMVKSMLYSRPDLMHRMLQVNADSVAAYLNAQIDAGAQAVMIFDSWGGVLADGAFQEFSLAYTARVLSQLKREHNGESIPRIVFTKGGGQWLAEMAELDCDALGVDWTVNLRRARELLGGRKALQGNLDPNVLFAPPARIESEVAKVLDAFGAPHTGTGTGPTHIFNLGHGISQHTPPEHVTTLVSAVHTHSRRMRGA; encoded by the coding sequence ATGAGTTTCGCGCCCCTGCAGAACGACACGTTCCTGCGCGCCTGCCGGCGCCTGTCCACCCCCTACACCCCCGTCTGGCTGATGCGCCAGGCCGGCCGCTACCTGCCCGAGTACCGCGAGACGCGTGCTCGCGCGGGCAGCTTCATGGGCCTCGCCACCAACACCGACTACGCGACCGAAGTGACGCTGCAGCCGCTGGAGCGCTACCCGCTCGACGCGGCGATCCTCTTCTCGGACATCCTCACGGTGCCCGACGCGATGGGCCTCGGCCTGAGCTTCGCGCTGGGCGAAGGCCCGCGCTTCGCCAAACCCGTGCGCGACGAAGCCGCCGTCGGCGCGCTCGAGGTGCCGGACATGGAGAAGCTGCGCTACGTCTTCAACGCCGTCACGTCCATCCGCCGCGCGCTGGATGGCCGGGTGCCGCTGATCGGTTTTTCGGGCAGCCCGTGGACGCTCGCTTGCTACATGGTCGAAGGCGCGGGCTCGGACGACTACCGCATGGTCAAGAGCATGCTCTACAGCAGGCCCGACCTCATGCACCGCATGCTGCAGGTCAACGCCGATTCGGTGGCGGCTTACCTCAACGCGCAGATCGACGCCGGCGCGCAGGCCGTGATGATCTTCGACAGCTGGGGCGGCGTGCTGGCGGACGGCGCCTTCCAGGAGTTCAGCCTCGCGTACACGGCCCGCGTGCTTTCCCAGCTCAAGCGTGAGCACAACGGCGAATCGATCCCACGCATCGTCTTCACCAAGGGCGGCGGGCAATGGCTCGCGGAAATGGCCGAGCTCGACTGCGACGCGCTCGGCGTCGACTGGACGGTGAACCTGCGGCGCGCGCGCGAGCTGCTCGGCGGCAGGAAGGCATTGCAGGGCAACCTCGACCCCAATGTGTTGTTCGCGCCGCCTGCGCGTATCGAGTCCGAAGTGGCCAAGGTGCTCGACGCATTCGGCGCGCCGCACACGGGCACCGGCACCGGCCCCACGCACATCTTCAACCTCGGCCATGGCATCAGCCAGCACACACCGCCTGAGCATGTGACGACCCTGGTGAGCGCCGTCCACACGCATTCGAGACGCATGCGGGGCGCCTAA
- the priA gene encoding replication restart helicase PriA, whose amino-acid sequence MPYTLAVVVPTPAHSNISGPLSYQSELPLAAGTLVRVPLGRREVLGIVWDEEAGAVQTGPEVVTKPIAGALDGIAPLVAGWRQLVTFAARYYQRGLGEVALAALPPQLRDLDGTQLARRLKRVTAADSPGTLSAPLPPNAEQAAALDAISASAAPFLLFGATGSGKTEVYLQGVQRMLQKDPRAQALVMVPEINLTPQLQERFVTRFGAGAVVAMNSGMTPAQRLKSWLAAHSGQARIVLGTRMAVFASMPRLGLIVVDEEHDPSYKQQEGARYSARDLAVYRGMIDGAAVVLGSATPSLESWHAADKGRYTRLSMAARASDAQDAAPPGFPAVRMVDMNLQPKRTVFSPQLLDAIAQRVSRGEQSLVFLNRRGYAPVLACSACDWKSDCPNCSAYRVFHKIDRTLRCHHCGFAERVPRACPSCGNVDIAPIGRGTEQIEEHLGELLRGVRQPGGEPARIARMDADTTRLKGALEEQLARVHAGDVDVLVGTQMVTKGHDFRRITLVAAVNPDSALFSSDFRAPERLFALLLQAAGRAGRDAVHAAASEMWVQTWHPGHPLFTSLRRHDYPGFAAQQLKEREQAGMPPFAFQALLRAEARTQEIAQAFLHAAKAQAETLPDAAAVAIYSAVPMGVQRVANVERAQMLVECATRAPLQRFLAAWQPVLHSLREKGLIRWAVDVDPLVI is encoded by the coding sequence ATGCCGTACACGCTCGCCGTCGTCGTCCCAACGCCCGCACACAGCAATATCAGCGGACCGCTGAGCTACCAAAGTGAGCTGCCACTTGCTGCGGGAACGCTCGTGCGCGTGCCCCTTGGCCGCCGCGAGGTGCTGGGCATCGTCTGGGACGAGGAAGCGGGCGCCGTCCAGACCGGGCCGGAAGTCGTCACGAAACCGATCGCGGGTGCGCTGGACGGAATTGCGCCCCTCGTTGCCGGATGGCGACAGCTCGTCACGTTCGCCGCGCGCTACTACCAGCGGGGCTTGGGCGAGGTGGCGCTCGCGGCGCTGCCGCCGCAGCTGCGCGACCTCGACGGGACGCAGCTGGCCAGGCGCCTGAAGCGCGTCACGGCGGCCGATTCGCCCGGCACCCTGTCCGCGCCGCTGCCTCCCAATGCCGAACAAGCCGCGGCGCTCGATGCGATCAGCGCTTCGGCCGCGCCCTTCCTCCTGTTCGGCGCGACGGGCAGCGGCAAGACCGAGGTGTACCTGCAGGGCGTGCAGCGGATGCTGCAGAAGGACCCGCGTGCGCAGGCGCTGGTGATGGTGCCCGAGATCAACCTCACGCCGCAGCTGCAGGAGCGATTCGTCACGCGCTTCGGCGCGGGCGCCGTCGTGGCGATGAACAGCGGCATGACGCCCGCGCAGCGCCTGAAGAGCTGGCTCGCCGCGCACAGCGGCCAGGCGCGCATCGTGCTCGGCACCCGGATGGCGGTGTTCGCATCGATGCCCAGGCTCGGGCTGATCGTCGTCGACGAGGAGCACGACCCGAGCTACAAGCAGCAGGAAGGCGCGCGCTATTCGGCCCGTGACCTCGCCGTGTACCGCGGCATGATCGACGGCGCTGCCGTGGTACTCGGCTCGGCCACGCCTTCGCTGGAGAGCTGGCACGCCGCCGACAAGGGCCGCTACACGCGGCTTTCCATGGCCGCGCGCGCCTCCGATGCGCAGGACGCCGCGCCGCCGGGCTTTCCCGCCGTGCGCATGGTCGACATGAACCTGCAGCCGAAGCGCACCGTCTTTTCGCCGCAATTGCTCGACGCGATCGCGCAGCGCGTGTCGCGCGGCGAGCAGTCGCTGGTCTTCCTCAATCGCCGCGGCTATGCGCCCGTGCTCGCCTGCAGCGCCTGCGACTGGAAGAGCGACTGCCCCAACTGCAGCGCCTACCGCGTCTTCCACAAGATCGACCGCACGCTGCGCTGCCACCACTGCGGCTTCGCCGAGCGCGTGCCGCGCGCGTGCCCGTCGTGCGGCAACGTGGACATCGCGCCCATCGGCCGCGGCACCGAGCAGATCGAGGAACACCTGGGCGAGCTGTTGCGGGGCGTGCGCCAGCCCGGCGGCGAGCCCGCGCGCATCGCGCGCATGGATGCGGACACGACGCGGCTGAAGGGCGCGCTGGAAGAGCAGCTCGCGCGCGTGCACGCCGGCGACGTGGACGTGCTCGTGGGCACGCAGATGGTGACGAAGGGACACGACTTCCGCCGCATCACGCTGGTGGCCGCAGTCAACCCGGACAGTGCGCTCTTCTCCAGCGACTTCCGCGCGCCGGAGCGGCTCTTCGCGCTGTTGCTGCAGGCTGCGGGGCGCGCAGGACGCGATGCGGTGCATGCGGCCGCCAGCGAGATGTGGGTGCAGACCTGGCACCCCGGGCATCCGCTCTTCACCTCGCTGCGCCGCCACGACTACCCGGGCTTCGCGGCGCAGCAGTTGAAGGAGCGCGAGCAGGCGGGCATGCCGCCCTTCGCGTTCCAGGCGCTGCTGCGCGCCGAGGCACGCACGCAGGAAATCGCGCAGGCGTTCCTGCACGCCGCGAAAGCGCAGGCCGAAACCCTGCCCGACGCCGCGGCCGTCGCGATCTATTCGGCGGTGCCGATGGGCGTCCAGCGCGTGGCGAACGTGGAGCGCGCCCAGATGCTCGTGGAATGCGCGACGCGCGCGCCGCTGCAGCGCTTCCTCGCGGCGTGGCAGCCGGTGCTGCACTCGCTGCGCGAGAAGGGCCTCATCCGCTGGGCCGTCGACGTCGACCCGCTGGTGATCTGA
- the rsmI gene encoding 16S rRNA (cytidine(1402)-2'-O)-methyltransferase has protein sequence MSASFSSALTAAREAAGSQHYPQGALYIVATPIGNLADVSLRALHVLAIAETVACEDTRHTQTLLRAYGIDKSPSQWLAVHQHNEAEAAQKVVERLAAGQRVAYASDAGTPAVSDPGARLAAAVRDAGFRVVPLPGASSVTAALSVAGASGDDGAFVFAGFLPSKATERDRAVQVLGAEPRAQVLLEAPHRIEALAASLAALGERRITVGRELTKQFEEVATLPCAQFAAWLAADAQRTRGEFALVLHAAPQAAQGDGGLRVLTLLLQELPLKTAVKLAAEITGEPRNDLYDAALRIKQS, from the coding sequence TTGAGCGCTTCTTTTTCTTCGGCCTTGACCGCGGCCCGCGAGGCGGCCGGGTCGCAGCATTATCCGCAAGGGGCGCTCTACATCGTCGCCACGCCCATCGGCAATCTCGCCGACGTGAGCCTGCGCGCGCTGCACGTGCTGGCGATCGCCGAGACGGTGGCGTGCGAGGACACGCGGCACACGCAGACGCTGCTGCGCGCCTACGGCATCGACAAGAGTCCGTCGCAGTGGCTGGCCGTGCACCAGCACAACGAAGCGGAGGCCGCCCAGAAGGTGGTCGAGCGCCTGGCCGCGGGGCAGCGCGTCGCGTACGCGAGCGATGCGGGCACGCCCGCCGTGAGCGACCCGGGCGCGCGCCTGGCCGCCGCGGTGCGCGATGCGGGTTTTCGCGTCGTGCCCCTGCCCGGCGCGAGCAGCGTGACGGCGGCGCTGAGCGTGGCCGGTGCGTCGGGCGACGATGGGGCTTTCGTGTTCGCGGGCTTCCTGCCCTCGAAGGCGACCGAGCGCGACCGCGCGGTGCAGGTGCTCGGCGCCGAGCCGCGCGCGCAGGTGCTGCTGGAAGCGCCGCATCGCATCGAAGCGCTCGCCGCCTCGCTCGCCGCGCTGGGCGAGCGGCGCATCACGGTCGGGCGCGAGCTCACCAAGCAGTTCGAGGAAGTCGCGACGCTGCCCTGCGCGCAGTTCGCCGCCTGGCTCGCGGCCGATGCGCAGCGCACACGCGGCGAATTCGCGCTCGTGCTGCACGCCGCGCCGCAAGCCGCGCAAGGCGATGGCGGGTTGCGTGTATTGACGCTGCTGCTGCAGGAGTTGCCCTTGAAGACCGCCGTGAAGCTCGCCGCGGAAATCACCGGCGAGCCGCGCAACGATCTCTACGACGCAGCCCTGCGCATCAAGCAGTCCTGA
- a CDS encoding YraN family protein, which yields METPRKKADGSTTRTTTTKQAGDAAEGAALAHLQGQGLRLLTRNYRTPGRGGGEIDLVMREPGGTLVFVEVRQRASRDFGGAAASVSHFKQRRIIFAARHYLMRLPQQPPCRFDVVSVEPGGIQWLRGAFDAS from the coding sequence ATGGAAACTCCACGCAAGAAGGCAGACGGCAGTACCACCCGCACCACCACCACGAAGCAGGCCGGCGACGCCGCCGAGGGCGCCGCGCTGGCCCATCTGCAGGGCCAGGGCCTGCGGCTGCTCACGCGCAATTATCGAACGCCGGGGCGCGGCGGCGGGGAAATCGACCTCGTGATGCGCGAGCCCGGCGGCACGCTGGTCTTCGTCGAGGTGCGCCAGCGCGCCAGCCGCGACTTCGGCGGCGCGGCGGCGAGCGTGAGCCACTTCAAGCAGCGCCGCATCATCTTCGCCGCGCGCCACTACCTCATGCGCCTGCCCCAGCAGCCACCCTGCCGCTTCGATGTCGTCAGCGTGGAGCCGGGCGGGATCCAGTGGCTGCGCGGGGCGTTCGACGCGTCTTGA
- a CDS encoding anti-sigma factor, producing the protein MNLNRHPELVDRLAASYALGTLRGGARRRFEQLARQDASIRAPALLWQERFAAMTELQRADMPSANVWKRIQNEIEATRPTRGVAASEPARQGIASWWRGAALAGAFATVAAVGVSVSVLRAQPEVSYVAVLSDDKATASLLVTVDPKHNTMTIKRVGGYQVAADKSLQLWALPEAGGPRSLAVLGTDGVARISTAQSSIRQMPVLAVSLEPKGGVQGAPTGPVLFKGALLQAP; encoded by the coding sequence ATGAACCTGAACCGACATCCCGAACTCGTCGACCGCCTCGCCGCTTCCTATGCGCTGGGCACGCTGCGCGGCGGCGCGCGCAGGCGCTTCGAGCAGCTCGCCCGGCAGGACGCGAGCATCCGCGCCCCGGCATTGCTGTGGCAGGAACGCTTCGCCGCGATGACGGAGCTGCAGCGCGCCGACATGCCTAGCGCCAACGTCTGGAAGCGCATCCAGAACGAGATCGAAGCCACGCGGCCCACGCGCGGCGTGGCGGCGAGCGAGCCCGCGCGCCAAGGCATCGCTTCGTGGTGGCGCGGCGCGGCGCTCGCGGGCGCCTTCGCGACGGTGGCCGCGGTGGGCGTCAGCGTGTCGGTGCTGCGCGCCCAGCCGGAAGTCAGTTACGTGGCCGTGCTCTCGGACGACAAGGCCACGGCGTCGCTGCTGGTCACGGTGGATCCGAAGCACAACACCATGACCATCAAGCGCGTCGGCGGCTACCAGGTAGCCGCGGACAAGTCGCTGCAGCTCTGGGCCCTGCCCGAAGCCGGCGGCCCGAGATCGCTCGCGGTGCTGGGCACCGATGGCGTCGCGCGCATCTCCACCGCACAGAGCTCCATCCGCCAGATGCCCGTTCTGGCGGTGAGCCTGGAGCCCAAGGGCGGCGTGCAGGGCGCGCCGACGGGGCCGGTGCTGTTCAAGGGGGCGTTGCTGCAGGCGCCTTAG
- a CDS encoding RNA polymerase sigma factor — protein MPTTDSDLHLIALLDRVAARTLTPGQQAPAEAALREIYDLTSSRLYGVALRVVGNREWAEDVLQEAYLNIWRIAGDYRASLSPPLGWMGVIVRSRALDFLRRRTSERADTALEFDEVMNDTLAGDAQDPMDASDASEQARALHDCLRRLEARQREVLSLAYLRDLSHSELAEQLKVPLGTVKTWIRRGIEQLRGCMARFA, from the coding sequence ATGCCGACCACCGATTCCGACCTTCACCTCATCGCCCTGCTCGACAGGGTCGCGGCCCGCACCCTCACGCCCGGCCAGCAGGCGCCCGCGGAGGCCGCCCTGCGCGAGATCTACGACCTGACGTCGTCGCGCCTGTACGGGGTCGCCCTGCGCGTCGTGGGCAACCGCGAATGGGCCGAGGATGTGCTGCAGGAGGCCTACCTCAACATCTGGCGCATTGCCGGCGATTACCGCGCGTCCCTCAGCCCCCCGCTGGGCTGGATGGGCGTGATCGTGCGCAGCCGCGCGCTGGACTTCCTGCGGCGCCGCACCAGCGAGCGGGCCGACACCGCGCTGGAGTTCGACGAGGTCATGAACGACACGCTGGCGGGCGATGCGCAAGACCCGATGGATGCCAGCGACGCGAGCGAGCAGGCGCGGGCGCTGCACGACTGCCTGCGCCGGCTGGAAGCGCGCCAGCGCGAGGTGCTGAGCCTCGCCTACCTGCGCGACCTGAGCCACAGCGAACTCGCGGAGCAGTTGAAGGTGCCGCTGGGCACCGTGAAGACCTGGATTCGCCGGGGGATCGAACAGCTGCGCGGCTGCATGGCGCGGTTCGCATGA
- a CDS encoding phosphoheptose isomerase, with protein MLEQRIQQHFIDSADLKYQAAQVLSKPIAAAVQAILACVTSGGKVLACGNGGSAADAQHFSAEFVGRFERERPELGAIALTTDSSILTAIANDYDYERIFSKQVRALGQAGDVLLALTTSGNSANVLAAIEAAHEREMTVVALTGRGGGKMTGALRETDVHICVPHERTARIQEVHILALHCICDGVDAQLLGEQEPPT; from the coding sequence ATGCTCGAGCAACGTATCCAACAGCACTTCATCGACAGCGCCGACCTCAAATACCAGGCCGCGCAGGTCCTCAGCAAGCCGATCGCGGCCGCGGTGCAGGCGATCCTCGCCTGTGTCACGAGCGGCGGCAAGGTGCTCGCCTGCGGCAACGGCGGTTCGGCCGCCGACGCGCAGCACTTCTCGGCGGAGTTCGTCGGGCGCTTCGAGCGCGAACGGCCCGAGCTCGGCGCGATCGCGCTGACCACCGACAGCTCGATCCTCACCGCGATCGCCAACGACTACGACTACGAGCGCATCTTCTCCAAGCAGGTGCGCGCGCTCGGCCAGGCCGGCGACGTGCTGCTCGCCCTCACCACGAGCGGCAACTCCGCGAACGTGCTCGCTGCAATCGAAGCCGCGCACGAGCGCGAGATGACGGTAGTCGCCCTCACCGGGCGCGGCGGCGGCAAGATGACCGGCGCGCTGCGCGAGACCGACGTCCACATCTGCGTCCCGCACGAGCGCACCGCGCGCATCCAGGAAGTGCACATCCTGGCCCTGCACTGCATCTGCGACGGCGTGGACGCCCAGCTCCTCGGAGAACAGGAACCCCCGACATGA
- a CDS encoding BON domain-containing protein encodes MTSLRQPALTFLAAATLAAALSGCAPLIIGGAALGTMVTIDRRTPGIQIEDESIELRGASALRQVLADRAHVNITSYNRQVLLTGEVPSEQDKQAAEQAVSRVENVKGLVNEIAVMGNSTLAQRSSDTLVTGKVKASLVDAKDLSVGAFKVVTERGTVFLMGRVSQREAERATQITRTIGGVLRVVRIFEIISDEELRRLSPQQSGSVKL; translated from the coding sequence ATGACCTCCCTTCGCCAACCTGCGCTGACCTTCCTCGCGGCCGCGACGCTCGCAGCCGCCCTGTCCGGCTGCGCGCCGCTCATCATCGGCGGCGCGGCGCTGGGCACGATGGTCACCATCGACCGCCGCACCCCCGGCATCCAGATTGAGGACGAAAGCATCGAACTGCGCGGCGCCAGCGCGCTGCGGCAAGTGCTCGCGGACCGCGCGCACGTGAACATCACGAGCTACAACCGCCAGGTGCTGCTCACGGGCGAAGTGCCGAGCGAGCAGGACAAGCAGGCGGCGGAGCAGGCCGTCTCCAGGGTGGAGAACGTCAAGGGCCTCGTCAACGAGATCGCCGTGATGGGCAACAGCACCCTGGCGCAGCGCTCGTCCGACACGCTCGTCACCGGCAAGGTCAAGGCGTCCCTGGTCGACGCGAAGGATCTCTCCGTGGGCGCGTTCAAGGTCGTGACCGAGCGGGGCACGGTGTTCCTGATGGGCCGCGTGTCGCAGCGCGAGGCGGAGCGCGCGACGCAGATCACGCGCACGATCGGCGGCGTGCTGCGTGTCGTGCGGATCTTCGAGATCATCAGCGACGAGGAACTGCGCCGCCTGTCGCCGCAGCAAAGCGGCAGCGTCAAGCTCTGA
- a CDS encoding NAD(P)-dependent oxidoreductase encodes MSSTNPKTYEPTAPRKVAFLGLGVMGFPMAGHLALAGHDVVVYNRSAAKAKAWTDEFKGKAAATPREAAAGRDIVFCCVGNDDDLRAVALGDDGAFAGMSRGAVFVDHTTASANVARELYAAATAKGLAFVDAPVSGGQAGAQNGLLTVMCGGDAAAFETARPVAMAFARAFTLLGEAGSGQLAKMVNQIAIAGLVQGLSEAIAFGQRAGLDMKQVLDVIGKGAAQSWQMDNRGKTMVDDKFDFGFAVDWMRKDLGLVLDEAKRNGARLPVTALVDQFYADVQQLGGKRWDTSSLIKRLK; translated from the coding sequence ATGAGCAGTACCAACCCGAAGACTTACGAGCCCACGGCCCCGCGCAAAGTCGCCTTCCTCGGCCTGGGCGTCATGGGCTTTCCCATGGCGGGGCACCTGGCCCTGGCCGGCCACGACGTGGTGGTCTACAACCGCAGCGCCGCGAAAGCCAAGGCGTGGACGGATGAATTCAAGGGCAAGGCGGCAGCCACGCCGCGCGAAGCGGCGGCGGGGCGCGACATCGTGTTCTGTTGCGTCGGCAACGACGACGACCTGCGCGCGGTCGCGCTGGGCGACGACGGCGCCTTCGCCGGAATGTCCAGGGGCGCTGTCTTTGTCGACCACACGACGGCCTCGGCCAATGTCGCGCGCGAGTTGTATGCCGCCGCGACGGCCAAGGGTCTCGCCTTCGTCGACGCGCCCGTGTCGGGCGGCCAGGCCGGCGCCCAGAACGGCTTGCTCACGGTGATGTGCGGCGGCGACGCGGCGGCTTTCGAGACGGCCAGGCCCGTGGCGATGGCCTTCGCGCGCGCGTTCACGCTGCTGGGCGAGGCGGGCAGCGGCCAGCTCGCGAAGATGGTCAACCAGATCGCGATCGCGGGTCTCGTGCAGGGGCTGTCCGAGGCGATCGCCTTCGGGCAGCGGGCCGGCCTGGACATGAAGCAGGTGCTGGACGTGATCGGCAAGGGCGCCGCGCAAAGCTGGCAGATGGACAACCGCGGCAAGACGATGGTCGACGACAAGTTCGACTTCGGCTTCGCGGTGGACTGGATGCGCAAGGATCTCGGCCTCGTGCTCGACGAGGCCAAGCGCAACGGCGCGCGGCTGCCGGTGACGGCGCTGGTGGACCAGTTCTATGCGGACGTGCAGCAGCTCGGCGGCAAGCGCTGGGACACGTCCAGCCTGATCAAGCGCCTGAAATAG
- a CDS encoding PilT/PilU family type 4a pilus ATPase has translation MERDQATKFINDLLKLMVSRNGSDLFITGDFPPAIKVDGKVTKVSPQPLNSGHTLALARSIMNDKQAAEFERTKECNFAISPPGIGRFRVNAFVQQGKVGMVLRVIPQVLPTIDGLGVPQVLKDVVMSKRGLCILVGSTGSGKSTTLAAMIDWRNENSQGHIITIEDPVEFVHPHKNCVITQREVGLDTDNWEAALKNTLRQAPDVILMGEIRDRETMEHAIAFAETGHLCMATLHANSANQALDRVINFFPEERRAQLLMDLSLNLKAFISQRLVPKQDGKGRQAAVEIMLNSPLVSDLIFKGEVSEIKEIMKKSRQMGMQTFDQALFDLFENNVVSYEDALRNADSVNDLRLQIKLNSQRAKTQDLSAGTEHMAIV, from the coding sequence ATGGAACGCGACCAGGCAACAAAATTCATCAACGACCTGCTGAAGCTGATGGTCAGCCGCAACGGCAGCGACCTGTTCATCACGGGCGACTTCCCGCCGGCGATCAAGGTCGACGGCAAGGTGACCAAGGTGTCGCCGCAGCCGCTCAATTCCGGGCACACGCTGGCGCTGGCGCGCTCGATCATGAACGACAAGCAGGCCGCGGAATTCGAGCGCACCAAGGAGTGCAACTTCGCGATCTCGCCGCCGGGCATCGGGCGCTTCCGCGTGAACGCGTTCGTGCAACAGGGCAAGGTCGGCATGGTGCTGCGGGTGATCCCGCAGGTGCTGCCGACGATCGACGGGCTGGGCGTGCCGCAGGTGCTGAAGGACGTCGTGATGTCCAAGCGCGGGCTGTGCATCCTGGTCGGCTCCACGGGCTCGGGCAAGTCGACGACGCTCGCCGCGATGATCGACTGGCGCAACGAGAATTCGCAGGGCCACATCATCACGATCGAGGACCCGGTCGAATTCGTACATCCGCACAAGAACTGCGTGATCACCCAGCGGGAAGTGGGCCTGGACACCGACAACTGGGAAGCCGCGCTGAAGAACACGCTGCGCCAGGCGCCCGACGTGATCCTCATGGGCGAAATCCGCGACCGCGAGACCATGGAGCACGCCATCGCCTTCGCCGAAACCGGCCACCTGTGCATGGCGACCCTGCACGCCAACAGCGCCAACCAAGCGCTGGACCGCGTGATCAACTTTTTCCCCGAAGAGCGGCGTGCGCAGCTCCTGATGGACCTGTCGCTCAACCTCAAGGCCTTCATCTCGCAACGCCTGGTGCCCAAGCAGGACGGCAAGGGCCGGCAGGCCGCGGTGGAAATCATGCTGAACTCCCCGCTCGTGTCCGACCTGATCTTCAAGGGCGAAGTCTCCGAGATCAAGGAGATCATGAAAAAGAGCCGCCAGATGGGCATGCAGACCTTCGACCAGGCGTTGTTCGACCTCTTCGAGAACAACGTGGTCAGCTACGAAGACGCGCTGCGCAATGCGGACTCCGTGAACGACCTGCGCCTGCAGATCAAGCTCAACAGCCAGCGCGCCAAGACGCAGGACCTGTCCGCGGGCACCGAACACATGGCCATCGTCTGA